From the Neoarius graeffei isolate fNeoGra1 chromosome 1, fNeoGra1.pri, whole genome shotgun sequence genome, one window contains:
- the LOC132885334 gene encoding serine/threonine-protein kinase D1-like yields MGKLHKSNSNQKPESEEDIAVVTVNAIYEEYPFKARPHVEDSAEQPPIGPCFSSNIPLMRVVQSVKQTKRRSSGILKKGWLLHHTNVDTLRKRHYWVLDGKSITLYQNENSNKYYKELPLSEVLQVRGSSQLTVTVQSDDAGHSFELLTSFVVYCVFANTEGAAWESAIRLALMPLQSIGLSTAWPADDRAISEEIQDISLLYQVFSEVLGSGQFGVVYGGTHRQTGRPVAIKVIEKTRFPAKQERPSTNEVAILQSLSHPGVIVLEGMFETPEQTFVIMEKLHSDMLEMILSNENGRLPECTTRFLVMQILEALRYLHMRHIAHCDLKPENVLLASPDPFPQVKLCDFGFARIIGEKSFRHSVVGTPVYLAPEVISSHGYNCSLDMWAVGVILHVSLSGTFPFNEDEDIHQQITNAAFMYPRHLWALISLEAVSLINNLLQVVVRRRFSVGKAMGHPWLQNFQLWCDLRQFEQRLGCRYLTHDSDDEHWRCHAQEKGLSLPPHLQTEQGH; encoded by the exons ATGGGGAAGCTCCATA AGAGCAACTCAAACCAGAAGCCTGAATCTGAGGAGGACATTGCTGTGGTAACAGTGAACGCTATTTATGAAGAGTATCCCTTTAAAGCGCGACCTCACGTTGAGGACTCTGCCGAACAACCACCAATCGG tccatgttTCAGCAGTAATATCCCCTTGATGAGGGTGGTGCAGTCAGTTAAACAAACTAAGAGGAGATCCAGTGGAATATTGAAGAAAGGCTGGCTGTTGCACCATACCAATGTAGATACACTG AGAAAAAGGCACTACTGGGTTCTAGATGGGAAAAGCATCACACTGTACCAGAACGAGAACAGCAACAAGTACTACAAG GAGCTGCCTCTGTCTGAAGTGCTGCAGGTTCGAGGTTCATCTCAGCTCACTGTTACTGTGCAGTCGGATGACGCTGGTCATTCATTTGAGCTGCTGACGAGTTTTGTGGTCTACTGTGTGTTCGCAAATACAGAAGGAGCAGCCTGGGAGTCGGCCATCAGACTCGCGCTCATGCCTTTACAGAGCATTGGCCTCAGCACAGCATGGCCTGCAG ATGATCGAGCCATCAGTGAAGAAATCCAG GATATTAGTTTGCTGTATCAGGTTTTCTCTGAAGTGTTGGGATCAGGTCAGTTTGGAGTGGTGTACGGAG GTACTCACAGGCAGACGGGACGACCAGTAGCCATTAAGGTCATTGAGAAAACTCGCTTCCCGGCCAAGCAGGAGAGACCGAGCACAAATGAGGTGGCAATACTGCAG AGTCTGTCCCATCCTGGAGTCATTGTACTCGAAGGCATGTTTGAGACACCTGAGCAGACTTTTGTCATCATGGAGAAGCTCCATAGCGACATGCTGGAGATGATTCTGTCCAACGAGAACGGACGTCTTCCTGAATGCACCACACGCTTCCTTGTTATGCAG ATTTTGGAGGCTCTGCGCTACCTGCACATGAGACACATCGCTCACTGTGACCTTAAACCTGAGAACGTGCTGCTTGCCTCACCAGATCCTTTTCCTCAG GTGAAACTGTGTGACTTTGGTTTTGCGCGGATCATTGGTGAGAAGTCTTTCCGGCACTCGGTGGTGGGTACGCCAGTGTATCTTGCCCCCGAGGTGATCAGCAGCCATGGCTATAACTGCTCCCTGGACATGTGGGCTGTAGGGGTGATCCTGCATGTCAGCCTGAGCGGCACGTTTCCCTTCaacgaggatgaagacattcaccaGCAGATCACTAACGCTGCCTTCATGTACCCACGTCATCTGTGGGCCCTCATTTCTCTCGAGG CGGTGAGTTTGATTAATAACCTGCTGCAGGTGGTGGTGCGCCGCAGGTTCAGTGTGGGGAAAGCTATGGGACACCCCTGGCTCCAG AACTTCCAACTGTGGTGTGACCTGCGTCAGTTTGAGCAGCGTCTGGGTTGCCGTTACCTCACTCATGACTCGGATGATGAGCACTGGAGATGCCACGCTCAGGAGAAAGGCCTCAGTCTCCCTCCACATCTACAGACAGAGCAGGGACACTAA